CGTATACCTCGCAAAACGATGTCGGTCAACTTCCTTTGACGCTAATGCCATTCAATCACACAGAAGAATTTTTATCCAAAGTAGCAGATTTTTCTTATGAAGTAGCCGTGAGAGATTTAAATCAGCATCCGTTGAGTGAAAAAGAGTATAAAACACTCAATAAACTGTACCAAAACTCCAAGCACATCCAAAAAGAATTATCTGGTGTGCAAACTAAGGTTCTTGATAGTAAATTGCGTTGGATGGATGTAGAAACGGCCTTAGCTAAACAGCAACAGCCTGGCGATAACACCATCATTGACGGTTTTAAAACGATTGATAAAAAAGTGCAGGAGTTCCCTGAAATGGAGTGGGGAATGACTGTCCAAAATATGGAAACGAAACGTCAGCAACGCATTAAGGGCATTTCAGGAAAAACAGTTAGTGAACAGCAAGCGATCGATATTGCTAAAAAATTCGTTGGTAAAATTTCGTCTGGTGACAAAGTTTCTGTTGAAAAGAACGGAAAAGGCATGCAATACAATGCATACAGTGTCCGTATAACTGGTAAAAACGCTAGTCCGATCAATATGGATGTAACCAAAAAAGGCGGAAAGGTAGTCTGGTTATTAAACGAAAGAGAAATCAAACAAACAAAATTGAACTTAGATCAGGCGGAAAAAAGTGCTAAGAAGTTTCTAAAAGAAAAGGGATACGGCGACATGGTAGCGACGGAACGAGATACATACGGAGGGATAGGAGTATTTACGTTTGTGCCAAAAGTGGAAGACGTACTCATCTATCCTGATTCCGTAACGGTCAAAGTAGCGCTTGATAATGGGGATGTAAATGGTTTTCATGCTGTCGAATATTTATTTAACCATAAGCAGCGCATCATTCCAAAAGCAAAGGTATCCGCCAAGCAAGCAAGAACGATGATCAATCCACATGTTAAGGTTACGGAATCTAGACTTGCCATGATTCAGGGGAAAAATAACGGGAAAGAAGTATTAGCATATGAGTTCTCTGGACAATTTGAAAAGGATATCTATATGATCTATATCAATGCCCAGACAGGTGAAGAAGAGGATGTAATAAAAATGAGTGTAGGCGAGCAAAAAATGCCAAATCATGGCGAAAAAGGATAAGAGGATAAGAGAGAGTACAAAGAAGTTTGTCTAAGGGCAAACTTCTTTGTTTGCTGTATGGATAACAGCGTGTGTATAATGTTGGAAGAGGGTGAGAAGGGGAGGAAATAAGAGTGAGTGTGCTACCTCAAGTAGGACAAGTGATGCGTCTATCACTCGCGTCCTTGTCAGAAGAGCAAAGTAAAGAAGTATATAAGACTAGAGTAGCAGATTATTCTGAAAAAAACATTGCGATTGAATTACCCATCGACGAGGAAACAGGCAGAACGAAGTCTCTTCCGATTGGGACGACCTGTTTCGTGTGGTATGTTGGACAGGATGGCTCGCGTTTTGATTTTAAAACCAAAATTGTTGGTACCAAGCAAGAAAATATACCAATGCTTTTAATGGAAAAAGTGCCAAAGGAGCAGATCGTTCGCACGCAACGCAGAGGCTATCTACGAGTACCTGCAAGCTTTGAGATCTCTGTTAGCTATCCAAGCATTCGAGGAAAACAGAAGTTCCTAGCGAAGACGCTGGATATTAGTGGTGGTGGTCTAGCATTTGCATGTCCCAAGAACCATTTCTTAGAAGAAGAGCAGGAAGTAGATATGTGGATTAGCTTGCCAGCAAAAGCGGGGACTGTTAGTCATGCCTTTGCAAAAGCACAGGTAGCACGCGTTCAGGAGCAGGAGCTGAGTGACTTTAATTGGATATCTCTACAGTTTACAGCCATATCGGAAGCAGATCGAGCTAAAATTGTTCGTGTATGCTATGAACGTCAATTGGAAATAAGACAAAAAGGTATAGTTGAATAACGGTTGACTATCAACAGGAAGAGGAGCGTTACTCCATGAAAAAATCAACGTTTGATGCTCGCTTTATATTGCTGTCCAGTCGTTTAGAGAGACATCTTGTGAAAGCTATCATTGTTTTTATTGCTTCTTTACTGTTGGCTCAAACTATTTTAACATGGGGTTCCATTCGCCCTTATTTCGTTCGCGTTGAGAGAGTGGAGGGCATCCCAGCCATCCGCTAATTTGCTTCATATGCGCTACTGTGGTACAATATACCATAGCTTGGCTTCGACGAACTGTCTTCGCTCGAGGCTTTTCTTCATTATTAACGTATTTAAACTCTAGTAGGTGAATTTACATAATGAATATTGCAATTGATGGACCTGCTGGTGCAGGGAAGAGTACCGTAGCACAGCTTGTGGCTGCTGCATTACAGTACGTTTATATTGATACAGGAGCGATGTATCGGGCTTTGGCATGGGCTGTATTAAAGAACGGCACTGCAATTGAGGATCAGGAATCCGTTGCAAGCCTGCTACAGCAAGCCAAGATTGAGTTGAAGCGCACAGAGGAAGGACAGCGTGTGTATTGGGATCATGAGGATATCACTCATCAAATTCGCACACAGGAAGTTAGTAATTATGCTTCCGTAGTGGCGAGCTATCCAGCGGTTCGTGCTACAATGCTGATACTACAACGTGAGATGGCTCAGCAAGGAAACGTGGTTATGGATGGGCGTGATATAGGTACTCACGTGTTACCTGAAGCTGAGGTGAAGATCTTTCTGACAGCTTCCATAGAAGAGCGAGCTACACGTCGTTTTGGTGATCTTCTTGCAAAAGGAGAACAACCTGATATAAACGAATTACAAAAGGAAATTGCAGAGCGTGATAAACGTGACCGTGAGCGAGAAACAGCCCCACTCAAGCAGGCAGATGACGCTATCTTATTAGACACCACCGGAATGCCGCTAGATGAGGTTGTTAATAAAATTCTTGCGCTTTGCAAATGATTGGGTGAAATACATTGATTCTTTATAAATTTTTTCGAGCTATCTTCCGTATTGTGCTAAAAGGACTATACCGGTATGAGTCCATTGGATATGAGAATGTGCCAAATGAAGGTCCAGTCATTCTATGCTCTAATCATATCAGTAATTGGGACCCGCCCTTACTAGGATGTGGAATAGATAGACAAGTCAGTTATATGGCAAAAGAAGAATTGTTTAGGTTCCCTGTTTTGTCCCATGTATTGAAAAGCTTTAATGCTATTCCCGTTAAGCGTGGTGGTAATGACCGTGGTGCTATCCGCACTACACTACAGGTTCTAGAGCAGGGAAAGGTCTTTGGTATTTTTCCAGAAGGAACGCGAAGCAAAACCGGAGAATTGGGCGAGGGAAAGACGGGAGTAGCAATGTTTGCTCTCAAATCAGAGGCAGCTATCATTCCTGTGGCAATCATTGGACCATACCGTTTGTTCCACAAAGTAAAGGTCGTGTATGGAAAGCCAATTGATATCTCGAAATACCGAGAGGCTAAAAGCAGCAGTGAAACGATGCGCGAGGTAACGCAGGTGATTATGAGCGAGATTCAAAAATTGAAAGATACTCATCAACAGTAGCAAAGTTACATTTCTGGAATTTGTATGGTTTTTCCAGTATCATCATATACTAATAGCTACTCTCCTGCTTAAAATTTGGAAGACCACACGCCATTGGCGGGGTTTAATATATTTTGTTCACAGGTTGGCTTCAATAACACTTACATGTCAATGTTGGCATTCGAGGAGGTTTGTTCAATGGTCGATGGCACAGATAACAACGTAAGTCTAACAGATGTTCAAACTCTGTCCGTAGGGGACATTGTGAAGGCAAAAGTGACAAAGGTAGAAGAGAAACAAGTATTGGTCGATGTAGGCTACAAATATGATGGTCTTATCCCAATCAGTGAGCTTTCTGGTCTTCATGTAGAAAAAACTTCTGATATTGTTTCAGAAGGCGATGAGTTTACTGTAAAAGTAACAAAACTGAATGAAGAAAAAGAAGAGCTGGTTGTTTCGAAAAAAGCGGTAGATGCTCAAATAGCATGGGAAGAACTAGCTAAAAAGCAACAAAACAATGAAACGATCGAAGCAGAAGTGAAAGACGTAGTAAAAGGTGGACTTGTAGTTGATGTAGGTCTGCGTGGTTTTATCCCTGCTTCTATGGTAGAGCGTCATTTTGTAGAGGATTTTAGCGATTACAAAGGACGTACGCTCACGCTAAAAGTTATGGAATTGGATCAAGAAAAGAACAAGGTGATCCTTTCTCATAAAGCTGTGTTAGAAGAAGAGGCCAAAGCGAGCAAAGGCAAAGTACTGGATAGAATCGAAGCTGGAAATATTCTTGAGGGTACTGTGCAACGCCTGACTGATTTTGGCGTATTTGTTGATATCGGTGGTGTAGACGGGCTGGTACATGTGTCCGAATTAGCTTGGGAGCATGTAGATAAACCTGCTGATGTAGTAAAAGAAGGCGACAAGGTTAAAGTGAAGGTTTTGAAGGTGGATAAGGAAAATGAGCGCATCAGCTTGAGCATGAAAGAAGCGCAACCAGGACCTTACCATGATATCGCTGAGAAGTTCAAAAAAGGTGACGTGGTCACTGGTACAGTGAAGCGTTTAACCGGTTTTGGTGCATTTGTAGAGATTGCTCCTCATGTAGAGGGCTTGGTGCATATCTCACAAATCGCAAACCGCCGTGTGAAATCGCCTAGTGAGGTATTAAAAGAAGGGCAAGAAGTAAATGTGAAGGTCCTGGAAATCAATCCTGCTGAGCAACGTGTAAGCTTAAGTATTCGCGCGGTAGAAGAAGATCGCGACGAAGAAGCAGAACGTGTATCTCGTAAGGAACTGCAACAATATACACAAGACAACAATCAACAGGGTATGGGTGTAACGCTGGGCGATTTGTTCGGCGATCTACGTGACAAGTTAAAATAAACACGTAAATACCGTACTATACGTGAAAGAGGCAAGTGCTCGTTAATCATTAGATTAATGGAGTGGCTTGCCTCTTTTTTAGTAGATTTTGTCAAATGGGATTACTTGCCCTGTATCTGAGTCATACTAGGATTACTTACCTATGAAGCCTATGTTAACTAATGAAGGTGTTGTCAAATGAATGATGGAACAATAGCCATGATTGTAGAGTGGACACTACTTTGCGTGGTCTGGATGGGACTTACTGATCGTTTTTTACATCAAATGGGCTGGAAACGTTCAACAGCGTTGTTGATTCTAACGGCTTTTCTTGTTACAAGCTACAGTGAGTGGCGGCTTTTTCTTCTGCCTGTAGAGGTTAATGTCAGCGGGATGCTTCTTCCCTTATTGTTAGGCGGGACATTATGGTATCATCTCAAAAAGAAGCGGCGAAAGTATATGATAACGAGTGCTATCCTTCTAGCCTTTGCGCTTATCCTGTTGCGTAAATTGTTTTTTTGGGACCCGGTGCTTTTATTCATAGATGAGATCATGATTTTACCGGTTCTTTGTGTCATGTTGTGTTTTATTGTGACCAGGCATGCTATCTACCATTGGTTTTTACTGTGTGTTGCTTTTCCATTATCAGATGCGTTTTATCAGGCTTCTTTTCTCTCCCTTACAGAACGCTGCATCATTGGAGGAGAGTACCAGCAAGATTTATTTTGGACAGCATTCGCCTTGTGGTCAAGCTGTTATTTGGTGATTCAATTGCTTCAAAAAACGGGTGTGGCCTTTCGCACAAGAATTGCCCCTTTGATTCGGTTTAAATCAAAATCCCCTACGAACAGGTGAAACAACATATGATCAAAGAATTGCTTTCAAATGAGTACGTGGTCCCGCTTTTACTTGGAATTCTCGCTGGGATTGTCACACGGCTGTATTTACTGCGGACAGATTATCGGCAATATCCTACTTATCCTCATGGTAAACTAATTCATATAGCATTAGGAATTATTGCCTCTGGATTAGGGGCGGTTGCGGTACCATCCTTTTTAAAGGAGGACTACACAGCCATTACGTTTTTAGCTCTTGCTGCTCAACAGTTTAGGGATGTTCGGAACATGGAACGAGCAACCCTGACAGAGATAGATAAGCACGAACTCGTTCCACGAGGTGGGAGTTATATTGAAGGAATTGCGATGGTTTTCGAAGGGCGTAATTATCTGGTCATTTTCGCTTCATTTTGTACTACGTTTGCGACTGTGCTGTTCAATTGGTACGGAGGAGTATTGGTAGGGATAGTTGTTTTATTGATTTCTCGTGCCTTTAAATCGGGGAAATCATTGAAACACATAGCGGACGTGGTACCATCATCTATTCGTCTCGATGGCGTGCATTTATATGTAGACGACATTTATATAATGAATGTAGGGTCACCCGAAGCTCAGGACACCATCAGGGAGCGAGGTGTAGGCTATATACTAATTCCTAAGAATGCCAATGCAAAGGTAACGATTGCGCATCCAGGACAACGCCAGGCTATTCTTCACGATGCCTCAACGATTTTAGGAATTTATTCAGACGAGGGGGAGCCTTCTCTTACTCCTTTGGTAAAACGAGATTTGAAAACGGGTCGCATGGGGATTTTTCTGTTACCCTATGAGCATGGAATCGAAAAAGGGCGACGTGTCCTTGAAAATACGCCTATTATTGAAAGTGCCATTCGGATGCCTAGTGAAGCTAAGGTAAATCAGCCAAAGGGGAGTTCATCATGAATGCTGGTATTGTGGCGATCATTACAACCAGAAAAGGAGATGTAGCAGGCGGAGCGCCTATCTTTTTTGCCAAGGATAATCAAGAGATGCAAGATATGGCGTTTACACTAGAAAAAATAACAGATGCAATGATTCATCAAATTACACCAGAAATCCTGGTCATTGTTAGGCACAAGTAGAATATGGTATGATTAATAGATGAAATAAGCTAGCAGAGAGAGAGTGTTGTGTAGTATGGGATTACCAGTAGTTGCAATCGTAGGCCGCCCGAATGTAGGGAAGTCAACGATCTTTAATCGATTGATCGGCGAAAGAGTTGCTATAGTAGAAGACAAACCAGGAGTTACACGTGACCGTTTATATGCAAAAGGTGAATGGTTAAATCGTGAATTTCACGTCATTGATACAGGTGGAATTGAATTTGCTGAGACGGATCAAATCTTAACGCAAATGCGCTATCAGGCAGAATTGGCTATTGATGAGGCAGATGTTATTATTTTGATCGTTGATGTACGCTCTGGTGTCACTGATGCTGATTTAAATGTAGCTCGTATGTTAAACCGGACAGGTAAGCCAATTGTATTAGCTGTCAACAAAGTAGATAATTTTGAGATGCGTAATGATATTTATGAGTTTTATCAATTGGGCGTAGGAGAGCCATTCCCGATCTCAGGATCACATGGTCTTGGCTTAGGTGATATGCTAGACGAGGTTTTCCATCACTTGCCTCCTGTGGATGCAGAGGAGAAGCGCGATGATGTGATTCGTGTGTCTATCATTGGACGTCCTAACGTAGGGAAATCCTCTTTAACCAACGCAATTTTGGGCGAAGAGCGCGTAATTGTCAGCGAGATCGCAGGTACAACACGCGATGCGATTGATACGCCGTTTGTACGTGATGGACAGGAGTATGTGCTAGTAGATACAGCCGGTATGCGTAAAAAAGGCAAAGTATACGAAGGCACCGAGAAATATAGCGTAATGCGCGCACTTAAAGCGATAGAGGATTCTGACGTTGTATTGGTGGTAATCAATGGCGAAGAAGGCATCATCGAGCAAGATAAGAAGATTGCCGGATACGCACATGAGGCTGGCCGTGGAGTCATCATTGTCGTAAACAAATGGGATGCCTTGGAAAAAGATGATAAAACCATGCAACGTTTTACAGAGCTAATTCGTGAAGAGTTCAAATACTTAGCGTATGCACCGATTCTTTATGTTTCCGCGAAGACGAAACAACGTGTTCATACCATTTTACCTAAAGTCAATGCTGTAGCAGATTCACATTCAATGCGAGTGAACACCTCGGTCTTAAATGATTTGATTACGGATGCTACCATTATGGCACCTCCGCCAACAGACAGAGGAAAACGTCTTAAAATCAATTATACGACACAGGTTGCTGTTAAACCACCAACGTTTATCGTGTTTGTAAATGATCCTGAGTTAATGCATTTCTCCTATGAAAGATATTTAGAAAATAAAATTCGCGGAGCGTTTGAATTTGAAGGAACGCCAATCCGTATTTTAACCCGTAAGAAAACATAGGGAGTGGAGAATGCAATGATGGTATTGATTTCTCTGGTCATCAGTTATTTGCTTGGTTCTGTCAGTTTCAGCTATTTAGTTGCTAAAAAAATAGCTGGTATTGACATCCGAAGTCATGGTAGTGGGAATGCTGGAGCGACTAATACGCTTCGTGTTCTAGGTAAAGGACCGGCGATTGTGGTTTTACTTTTGGATCTATTAAAAGGTGTGCTAGCCATGTACATAACTCATTGGCTTACTAATGGAGATCCTGTGGCGTATGCTTTTTCTGGAATATTAGCGATCGTTGGGCACAATTGGCCCATTTTTTATGGATTCCGTGGCGGCAAAGGCATTGCTACAACTGTTGGGGTAGCTTTGGCCTTATCGCCACTAGCATTTTTGATTTGTACGATTCTGACTATTATTTGTATTGCTATTACCAGATATGTCTCTGTGGGATCGTTGCTTTTTGTTACTTTATTTCCTATCTTGATTTGGTTTTTTAAACAGGACATTTATATTTTCTTGATTACCTTAGCCATTCCTGCATTGGCTTATTATCGGCATTATTCCAATTTGGTTAATCTATGGAACGGAACAGAGCGTAAACTTGGTGATAAATCGAATAGGAAACTAAGCTGAGTGGAGGGAAGAATGTTGACTAAGCGCATAGCAGTGATTGGAGCAGGCAGTTGGGGTACCGCCCTAGCTTCAGTCTGTGCAGCGAATGATTTTCAGGTGACATTATGGGTTCGAGATCCAAAAAATGCACATGAGATCAACACAAACCATACCAACGAAAAGTACTTACCAGGCATCACATTATCCGACACGATCGTTGCAGAAACAGACCTGCAACAAGTGGTTACAGAAAAAACTTCTATTATTCTGGCATTACCTTCAAAGGCAATGCGTGAGGTAGTAAAGCAAATATCTCCGTGGCTACACCCTGATGTGACACTTATTCATGCAACCAAAGGCTTCGAGCTGGAGAGCCTAAAACGCATGTCAGAAGTGATCAGAGAAGAGGTGCCTAAGGAGATTGGTGATCGAGTTGTGGTGTTAACAGGACCAAGTCATGCTGAAGAAGTAATTCAACAATCACCAACAACAGTCGTTGTAGCTTCCGAATGTGAGGAAAGCATGCTCAAAGCTCAGGATATTTTGATGAATTCCTACTTCCGTGTATACACCAACCCTGACATGATCGGTGCTGAAATTGCGGGTGCCTTAAAAAATATTATTGCACTCGGAGCTGGTCTTAGCGACGGTTTAGGATATGGGGATAATGCCAAAGCTGCATTGTTAACCCGTGGTTTGGCTGAAATAGGACGTTTAGGTGTAAAATTGGGTGCTAATCCTTTAACGTTTGCTGGACTTGCAGGAGTAGGAGACTTGGTGGTGACGTGTACCAGTAAGCATAGCCGTAACTGGCGAGCTGGCTATATGCTAGGCCAAGGAAAAAATCTTGATGAGGTTCTTGCTCATATGGGAATGGTTGTTGAAGGAGTGCGCACCACTAAGGCTGCAAAAGCACTAGCTGAGAGAGAAGGCGTAGAGATGCCCATCACCAAGGTGTTTTATCAGGTGTTCTTTGGGGATTGCTCCCCTCGTCAGGCAGTGGAAGAGCTGATGGGGAGAGGGCGCAGACTTGAGCTAGAAGATATCGTTCGCTATAAGGATAAATAGGCTTTACACCAATTTTGCTCCCGCTTCATACGCTAAAGAGAGTACCCATTTTGAGAATTGGGACGTATGAGGAGGAGTTACACATGAATAAGCGAATATCTAGAAGTTTGTTCAACAAGTTAACGGGCAAGACTAACATTGATCAATCGCAGTTGTTCCAGCTTGCTAGTTCTTTTAGTAAAGAGGACCTACAAGATGAGCAGAAGCTGCGTCAGTTGATTCAGATGGTTTCCATGATGAGCGGAGTTGCCGTAAGTTCAGACAAAGAAGAAGAGATTATGGGCATGGTTCAAAATGGCTCCTTTAATCCGGCTGATCTATCTGGAATGCTTGATAAAATGAAATAGGCTTCTTTTGCTCATAAATGGGCCACTTCGCTAGTTCCCAGCCTTCTACAATCACATAGAGTAAAATAGGAACAATCATGGCTCTACAGGGACATGGCTGCTCTATCCAATCAAGAAAAAAAGAGGGGAATCTTACCCCTCTTTTTTTCGTTTGCCAGAGTCGCTTGATGATTGGGTTAAAAGACTTTGCACTAAAGGTGATTGCAGTAATCCCAACAATTGGCCAATATCTAGTCCGCTAAATGGGTTTGACGTATTTTCTTGAGCAGGAGCTGTTTCTTCCGTCTCCTCCTCATCGTCAAAGAGAAAGGCAGATTCATGTTGTTGCTTTTGATTCGAGCTCTCTTCACTCGCTGTTTTCACGTCCCCGCTTTTATTTACCTTCCTAAACGAGTCCAACATCTCCATCGCACCAAAGATCGATTCCATTGTATCTTCCATTTGGCGAATAGTTGAGCTAATCCCTTTAATGTTAGTTCTCACCTTGGTGACAGAGGTACGCAAATCAAGGGTGCTTAGAATGTCCAGCGATGGCAGCTTTGATAAAAGTCCCTTTTTTTGAACAGTTTCTGCCACTACAGGTTCTTTTACAGCAATAGTTGCATTTTCTTTTACTTTTGTTTTGGCTTTATTGGCACTCGGACGAGAAGGTTTTTTATTAATGGTGACATAAGGATTTCGCCATTTTCGCTTACTCATGCAGCTCCCTCCATATGGGCGTGGATTATCTCAATATCCTATGCGACTACTCTTAAATAGGTTCTTGACCCGGATAATTATGCTATAATCAGGCTAAAAAGAAAAAGTAAAGGACGCAGAAGAATATGTACATTGACCCCATGACTAAAATGAATATTTCGCTTCTTGCGATTTTTCTTATGTTTGTGTGCAATTTACTCTTGTTATTCTCACGTAAAAAAGCGGGGACATTCCTAGGTATTATTCTGAAAATCTTGGCATTTCTCATGCTGTTGATTGTGTTTGGAATGATTTTAATCGTATTACTAGTCTAGGAGATGGTAGAATGAAAGAATTGACATTGGTTACCAAGCTTGGAGAGTCTCATGAAGTCATAATTGAAAAAAATATGACTATTGTAAAATTAGCGAAAAAAAATAAAATACAATGGGGTCATGCATGCGAAAGAGGTATCTGCGCACAATGCCGTACAAAGGTTTTGGAAGGAGCAGAATTTCTTAATGAAGTCACAAAAGAAGAAAAGCTGCGTCTAAAAAAAGCAGAGCGTCAGGACCATTATCGTTTGGGGTGTCAAATCCAAGTTCAGGAAGAGGGCCCCGTTCGCTTGTGGCATGTCCCATATTAAAGTGAGGGAGCAGATATGCCAAAAGTAACATTTTATCCGAGTAAAAAAACCATAAAAGCTCGTCCGGGGCAAACAATATTGCAGCTCTCCCGAGTAGCTCGTGTCGCTATACCTACCCGTTGTGATGGAAATGCTGCTTGTTTGTTATGCAAAGTAACGATTGAGAAGGGAACAGCCTCTCCGTTATCAGCTGGTGAAGAACGTAAATTAGCCGAGCGTGATAAAGCGAGGGGAATGCGTTTAGCTTGTCAGGTCCGAGTGCTGGAGGAAGACCTTGTCGTGCGTATTCCTGAGTCAAGATGGAA
The nucleotide sequence above comes from Brevibacillus laterosporus LMG 15441. Encoded proteins:
- a CDS encoding 2Fe-2S iron-sulfur cluster-binding protein encodes the protein MKELTLVTKLGESHEVIIEKNMTIVKLAKKNKIQWGHACERGICAQCRTKVLEGAEFLNEVTKEEKLRLKKAERQDHYRLGCQIQVQEEGPVRLWHVPY
- a CDS encoding 2Fe-2S iron-sulfur cluster-binding protein; translation: MPKVTFYPSKKTIKARPGQTILQLSRVARVAIPTRCDGNAACLLCKVTIEKGTASPLSAGEERKLAERDKARGMRLACQVRVLEEDLVVRIPESRWKSVVEKALERQRLEEEEW